A genome region from Planctomycetota bacterium includes the following:
- a CDS encoding ABC transporter ATP-binding protein, with amino-acid sequence MGFLGLAIPALIGFALGASGYFVLWSRARRTPDLIARAGMGRTFQNIRLFGELSVLENVLVGMHAKLHCGFVANMLRLPRYFRENVMAQKKAAELLRFVGLQDRANDAARNLPYGLQRRLEIARALAGEPRILLLDEPAAGMNPTETSTLMDLIRRIRDSGVTVLLIEHHMRVVMGVSDRICVLNFGKQIAQGTPEQIRSDPACIEAYLGKEELG; translated from the coding sequence ATGGGCTTCCTGGGTCTGGCGATTCCGGCGCTGATCGGTTTCGCCCTTGGGGCCAGCGGCTATTTCGTTCTCTGGTCGCGGGCCCGGCGCACGCCCGATCTGATCGCCCGCGCGGGCATGGGGCGCACCTTCCAGAACATCCGGCTCTTCGGCGAATTGAGCGTGCTGGAAAATGTGCTGGTGGGCATGCACGCCAAGTTGCACTGCGGATTCGTTGCCAACATGCTGCGCCTGCCGCGCTACTTCCGCGAGAATGTGATGGCCCAGAAGAAGGCCGCCGAGCTGCTGCGCTTCGTCGGCCTGCAGGATCGGGCCAACGACGCGGCCCGCAACCTGCCCTATGGATTGCAACGGCGCCTTGAAATTGCCCGCGCCCTGGCGGGGGAGCCGCGGATCCTGCTGCTGGACGAGCCGGCCGCGGGCATGAATCCCACCGAGACCAGCACGCTGATGGACTTGATCCGCCGCATCCGCGACTCCGGCGTGACCGTGCTGCTGATCGAGCATCACATGCGGGTGGTGATGGGGGTGAGCGACCGGATCTGCGTGCTGAACTTCGGCAAGCAGATCGCTCAAGGCACGCCCGAGCAGATCCGCAGCGATCCCGCCTGCATCGAGGCCTATCTGGGCAAGGAGGAACTGGGTTGA
- a CDS encoding branched-chain amino acid ABC transporter permease — protein MGWIDVLSQQLITGVSNGMIIALIAIGYTMVYGIIELINFAHGDLCTLGSFLALTLVGALGMEAWSGFGPTGGVIAILLASAIFCGALNWSIDRIAYRPLRGAPKLALLVSAIGCSFILVNVALFWGGLPMQVFGGGNQAAAPKDFPSLISNENLLGATAAITVTWRDLFVVIVTLPLMIGLTWLVRSTRLGKAMRAVAQNPTAAALMGIDVNRVIGSTFMIGGALGGFASVIYALYNNTISFQMGYRTGMDAFTAAVLGGIGSLPGAVVGGIVIGLVRALSDGYIEARWTNSVVFGILILTLVFRPSGILGAKLREKV, from the coding sequence ATGGGATGGATCGACGTCCTTTCGCAGCAGCTCATCACCGGTGTCTCCAACGGCATGATCATCGCGCTGATCGCCATCGGCTACACGATGGTCTACGGCATCATCGAGCTGATCAATTTCGCCCACGGCGATTTGTGCACGCTTGGATCTTTTCTGGCGCTGACCCTGGTGGGGGCGCTGGGCATGGAGGCCTGGAGCGGATTCGGCCCGACGGGTGGCGTGATTGCCATTTTGCTCGCTTCGGCGATTTTCTGCGGGGCTCTCAACTGGTCGATCGACCGGATCGCCTACCGGCCGCTGCGCGGCGCGCCCAAGCTGGCTTTGTTGGTGAGCGCGATTGGCTGTTCGTTCATCCTGGTGAACGTGGCGCTCTTTTGGGGCGGCCTGCCAATGCAGGTCTTCGGTGGCGGCAACCAAGCAGCGGCGCCCAAGGATTTTCCTTCGCTCATCTCCAATGAAAACCTGCTCGGCGCGACTGCGGCGATCACCGTCACCTGGCGCGACCTCTTCGTGGTCATCGTCACGCTGCCGCTGATGATCGGCCTGACTTGGCTGGTGCGGTCCACGCGGCTGGGCAAGGCCATGCGCGCGGTGGCGCAGAATCCCACGGCCGCGGCCTTAATGGGAATCGACGTCAATCGCGTCATCGGCTCGACTTTCATGATCGGTGGGGCTCTGGGCGGTTTCGCCAGCGTGATCTACGCCCTCTACAACAACACGATCTCCTTTCAGATGGGCTACCGCACCGGCATGGATGCCTTCACCGCCGCAGTGCTCGGCGGCATCGGCAGCCTGCCCGGAGCCGTGGTCGGCGGCATCGTCATCGGCCTGGTGCGTGCCCTGAGCGACGGCTACATCGAGGCGCGCTGGACCAACTCGGTGGTCTTCGGCATTCTGATTCTCACCCTGGTGTTTCGCCCGAGCGGAATTCTGGGCGCCAAGCTGCGGGAGAAAGTCTGA
- a CDS encoding branched-chain amino acid ABC transporter substrate-binding protein yields the protein MLKTTVAVLLLALSATTASAQEKTLKIISSLPRTGSANAQTSTMVNGIRMAIEEANGKIGDYTIVYEDMDDASPQRGNWDPAVEAQNANKAARDESVVGYIGTFNSGASKISMPVLNKAGLVMISPANTYPGLTKPGTGEANEPKIYRPTGKLNYFRVVPTDDLQGVVAADWAKDMGVKKVYILDDRELYGKGIADVFEKRAKEIGIEVLGREGIDPKAANYKALVTKIKAAAPDLVYFGGTTQNNAGQIAKDLHTANATKKFMVPDGCYEKAFIEAAGADNVNGSAYITFGGLPADKLTGRGAEFRANYKKKFNLKPEEEPEGYAVYGYEACKVLLDAMQRAKTKDRAGILQAVSETRDFNGALGIWSFDANGDTTNKTMSGNTVENGEFKFVKVLGQ from the coding sequence ATGCTCAAGACCACCGTCGCCGTCCTTCTTCTCGCCCTTTCCGCCACCACTGCCTCGGCGCAGGAGAAGACCCTCAAGATCATCTCCAGCTTGCCCCGCACCGGCAGCGCCAACGCGCAGACTTCGACCATGGTCAACGGCATCCGCATGGCCATCGAAGAGGCGAATGGGAAAATCGGCGACTACACGATCGTCTACGAGGACATGGACGACGCCAGCCCGCAGCGCGGCAATTGGGATCCCGCGGTCGAGGCCCAGAACGCCAACAAGGCGGCCCGCGATGAGAGCGTGGTCGGCTACATCGGCACCTTCAACTCCGGCGCCAGCAAGATCAGCATGCCCGTTCTGAACAAGGCGGGCCTGGTGATGATCAGCCCCGCCAACACCTATCCCGGTCTGACCAAGCCCGGCACCGGCGAGGCCAATGAGCCCAAGATCTACCGGCCCACGGGCAAGCTGAATTATTTTCGCGTGGTGCCCACGGATGATCTGCAGGGCGTGGTCGCCGCCGACTGGGCCAAGGACATGGGCGTGAAGAAGGTCTACATCCTCGACGATCGCGAGCTCTATGGAAAGGGCATCGCCGATGTCTTCGAGAAGCGCGCCAAGGAGATCGGCATCGAAGTTTTGGGCCGCGAGGGAATCGATCCCAAGGCCGCCAACTACAAGGCCCTGGTCACCAAGATCAAGGCCGCCGCGCCCGACCTGGTGTATTTCGGCGGCACCACTCAGAACAACGCGGGCCAGATTGCCAAGGATCTGCACACCGCCAACGCCACCAAGAAGTTCATGGTGCCCGACGGTTGCTACGAGAAGGCCTTCATCGAGGCCGCCGGCGCCGACAATGTCAACGGCAGCGCCTACATCACTTTCGGCGGACTGCCCGCGGACAAGCTCACCGGCCGTGGCGCCGAGTTCCGCGCCAACTACAAGAAGAAGTTCAACTTGAAGCCGGAGGAGGAGCCCGAGGGCTACGCCGTCTATGGCTACGAGGCGTGCAAGGTGCTGCTGGACGCGATGCAGCGGGCCAAGACCAAGGACCGCGCCGGCATCCTGCAGGCGGTCTCGGAGACCAGGGATTTCAATGGGGCGCTGGGCATCTGGAGCTTCGACGCCAACGGCGACACCACCAACAAGACCATGAGCGGCAACACCGTGGAGAACGGCGAGTTCAAATTCGTGAAGGTGCTGGGCCAATAG
- the aspS gene encoding aspartate--tRNA ligase gives MLKRTHTCGEPRATLAGSTITLCGWVNTYRDQGKGLVFLDLRDRDGLCQVVCDLEDAPPHVVAAARNLRREDCIGVRGLLRLRGGEPNRKLATGEVELLAAEIEVFNKAQDLPILPDDHDAPKINEEIRLKYRYLDLRRPSMQKIIRQRHRVLQYTRQFFAGQGFTEIDTPLLIKSTPEGARDFLVPSRMHEGAWYALPQSPQLFKQILMVAGCDKYMQICRCLRDEDPRADRQAEFSQIDLEMSFVDRTDVMEVMGRFTQGLWKEMMGVDVPPITSMTYLEAMNRYGSDKPDTRFGLELIDIGAVAAKCGFKVFDEALAKMRLGRQGCVKAIVVPASMGQLTRKLTDGYAEFVKGYKAGGVAVTKVAANGSFETGISKFVEPVAAEFKAAINAQPGDTILMVADHWDIATKAAGELRLKVAADLKAVPEGKWNFLWVVDFPMFDWDEEGQRWVAMHHPFTSPNPDQFEMLESDPGACVSAGYDLVLNGSEIAGGSIRIHRTDVQEKVFKLIGLTPEDADRKFGFLLSALRHGAPPHGGMAYGLDRLVMHMCGTDNIRDVIAFPKTQSGADLMIDAPGPVDDEQLKELHVRRAANLKPVS, from the coding sequence ATGCTCAAAAGAACCCACACTTGCGGAGAACCTCGCGCCACGCTCGCCGGCAGCACCATCACGCTTTGCGGCTGGGTGAACACCTACCGCGACCAGGGCAAGGGCCTGGTGTTTCTGGATCTGCGCGACCGCGATGGACTCTGCCAGGTCGTCTGCGACCTCGAGGACGCGCCGCCCCATGTCGTCGCCGCCGCCCGCAACTTGCGCCGCGAGGATTGCATCGGCGTGCGCGGGCTGCTGCGCCTGCGCGGGGGCGAGCCCAACCGCAAGCTCGCCACCGGCGAGGTCGAGCTCCTGGCCGCCGAGATCGAGGTCTTCAACAAGGCGCAGGATCTGCCGATCCTGCCCGACGACCACGACGCGCCCAAGATCAACGAGGAGATCCGCCTCAAGTACCGCTATCTCGATCTGCGCCGCCCCTCGATGCAGAAGATCATCCGCCAGCGCCACCGCGTGCTGCAGTACACGCGGCAGTTCTTCGCCGGCCAGGGCTTCACCGAAATCGACACGCCGCTGCTGATCAAGAGCACGCCGGAAGGCGCCCGCGACTTTCTGGTGCCCTCGCGCATGCACGAGGGAGCCTGGTACGCGCTGCCGCAGAGCCCTCAGCTTTTCAAGCAGATCCTGATGGTCGCCGGATGCGACAAGTACATGCAGATCTGCCGCTGCCTGCGCGACGAGGATCCGCGCGCCGACCGCCAGGCGGAGTTCAGCCAGATCGATCTTGAGATGAGCTTCGTCGACCGCACCGATGTCATGGAAGTGATGGGCCGCTTCACCCAGGGTCTCTGGAAGGAGATGATGGGCGTGGATGTTCCGCCGATCACCAGCATGACCTACCTGGAGGCGATGAACCGCTACGGCAGCGACAAACCCGACACGCGCTTCGGCCTGGAGCTAATCGACATCGGGGCCGTGGCCGCCAAGTGCGGCTTCAAGGTCTTCGACGAGGCGCTGGCCAAGATGCGCCTGGGCCGACAGGGGTGCGTCAAGGCGATCGTGGTGCCCGCTTCGATGGGCCAGCTCACGCGCAAGTTGACCGACGGCTACGCGGAGTTCGTCAAGGGCTACAAGGCCGGCGGCGTGGCCGTGACCAAGGTCGCCGCCAACGGATCCTTCGAGACCGGCATCTCCAAGTTCGTCGAGCCCGTCGCCGCCGAGTTCAAGGCGGCGATCAACGCGCAGCCGGGCGACACCATTTTGATGGTCGCCGACCACTGGGACATCGCCACCAAGGCCGCGGGCGAGCTGCGCCTGAAGGTCGCCGCCGATCTCAAGGCGGTGCCTGAGGGCAAGTGGAATTTCCTGTGGGTGGTCGACTTCCCCATGTTTGACTGGGACGAGGAAGGCCAGCGCTGGGTCGCCATGCATCACCCCTTCACCAGCCCGAATCCCGATCAATTCGAGATGCTCGAGAGCGATCCCGGAGCCTGCGTCAGCGCCGGCTACGACCTGGTGCTCAACGGCAGCGAAATCGCCGGCGGCTCGATCCGCATCCACCGCACCGATGTGCAGGAGAAGGTCTTCAAGCTCATCGGCCTGACGCCGGAGGACGCTGATCGCAAGTTCGGCTTCCTGCTCAGCGCGCTGCGCCATGGAGCGCCGCCCCATGGCGGCATGGCGTACGGCCTCGATCGTCTGGTCATGCATATGTGCGGCACCGACAACATCCGCGATGTGATTGCCTTCCCCAAGACGCAGTCCGGCGCCGACCTGATGATCGACGCGCCCGGTCCCGTCGACGACGAGCAGCTCAAGGAGCTGCACGTGCGCCGCGCCGCGAATCTCAAGCCGGTCAGTTGA
- the trxB gene encoding thioredoxin-disulfide reductase has protein sequence MSESNVDNVAIIGSGPAGWTAAIYAARANLAPRCIIGVPRSDPAPVLPGGQLMLTTEVENYPGFPEGIQGPEMMEKFRKQAERFGAKVTEADVVKCDFSKRPFTLELSEGAPIKASSVILSTGATANWIGLKNELRLATSGGGVSACAVCDGALPAYRNQELAVVGGGDSAMEEASYLLKFAKHVHMIVRRDSLRASKAMQARLLGSPKVTMHWFTVVADVLGDEKIEAVLLEDVRTKKQRTLPVKGLFLAIGHSPATKFLQGSPVELDELGYVKLRNRDSRTNVEGVFAAGDVADPHYRQAITAAGMGCAAALDCERWLASQGVH, from the coding sequence ATGAGCGAGTCCAACGTCGACAATGTGGCGATCATCGGCAGCGGCCCCGCCGGCTGGACCGCCGCGATCTACGCCGCCCGCGCCAACCTGGCGCCGCGCTGCATCATCGGGGTGCCGCGCAGCGATCCGGCGCCCGTGCTTCCGGGCGGCCAGCTCATGCTGACCACCGAGGTGGAGAACTACCCCGGCTTCCCCGAGGGAATCCAGGGACCCGAGATGATGGAGAAGTTCCGCAAGCAGGCGGAGCGCTTCGGCGCCAAGGTGACCGAGGCCGACGTGGTCAAGTGCGATTTTTCCAAGCGGCCCTTCACGCTGGAGTTGAGCGAAGGAGCGCCGATCAAGGCCAGCAGCGTGATCCTTTCCACCGGCGCCACGGCCAACTGGATCGGACTCAAGAACGAGCTGCGCCTGGCCACCAGCGGCGGCGGCGTGAGCGCCTGCGCGGTGTGCGACGGCGCGCTGCCGGCCTACCGCAACCAGGAGCTGGCGGTCGTGGGCGGCGGGGACAGCGCCATGGAGGAGGCGAGCTATCTGCTGAAGTTCGCCAAACACGTGCACATGATCGTGCGCCGCGACTCGCTGCGGGCGAGCAAGGCGATGCAGGCGCGGCTGCTGGGCAGTCCCAAGGTCACCATGCACTGGTTCACCGTGGTCGCCGATGTGCTGGGCGATGAGAAGATCGAGGCCGTGCTGCTGGAAGATGTGCGGACCAAGAAGCAGCGGACCTTGCCGGTGAAGGGATTGTTCCTGGCCATCGGCCACTCGCCGGCCACCAAGTTCCTGCAGGGGAGCCCGGTCGAGCTCGACGAATTGGGCTACGTGAAGCTGCGCAATCGCGACAGCCGCACCAATGTGGAGGGGGTCTTCGCCGCGGGCGACGTCGCCGATCCGCACTACCGCCAGGCGATCACCGCCGCGGGCATGGGCTGCGCCGCGGCGCTGGACTGCGAGCGATGGCTCGCCTCCCAGGGCGTGCACTGA
- the ald gene encoding alanine dehydrogenase — MIVGVPSEVKPDEYRVGMRPVGAEVLVREGHTVFVQAGAGLGSGFSDDLYVSAGATICKTAEDVWAKSDLIVKVKEPQPAEIARIKPGQTLFTYFHFAADRNLTIGCLERKCVACAYETLTNDQDKLPLLTPMSEIAGKLSIQEGAKYLERPFGGRGVLLGGVPGVEPGRVLIIGAGDVGTCAARMAAGLGANVALLDINIDRLRYLDEVLPENVQTIYSDPQAIRERIAWADLIIGAVLVPGAKAPHLIRREDLKHIRPGSVIVDVAIDQGGCVETARVTTHRNPTYEIDGVVHYCVGNMPGAVARTSTIALTNVTLPWVQKLAKHGAHQLAKMDHHFSNCINMDNGKLTNRPVAEAHQLDFAGAAA; from the coding sequence ATGATCGTCGGAGTCCCATCTGAAGTGAAGCCTGATGAGTATCGAGTCGGCATGCGCCCGGTGGGCGCCGAGGTTCTGGTCCGCGAGGGACACACCGTGTTCGTGCAGGCGGGGGCGGGCCTGGGCAGCGGCTTCTCCGACGACCTCTATGTCAGCGCCGGGGCCACCATCTGCAAGACCGCCGAGGATGTCTGGGCCAAGTCCGATCTGATCGTCAAGGTGAAGGAGCCGCAGCCCGCGGAGATCGCCAGGATCAAGCCGGGACAGACGCTCTTCACCTATTTCCACTTCGCCGCTGACCGCAACCTCACCATCGGCTGCCTCGAGCGCAAATGCGTCGCCTGCGCCTACGAGACGTTGACCAACGACCAGGACAAGCTTCCGCTGCTGACTCCGATGAGCGAGATCGCCGGCAAGCTCTCGATTCAGGAAGGCGCCAAGTATCTGGAGCGCCCCTTCGGCGGGCGCGGCGTGCTGCTGGGCGGCGTCCCCGGCGTGGAGCCCGGACGCGTGCTCATCATCGGCGCCGGTGACGTCGGCACTTGCGCAGCGCGAATGGCCGCAGGACTGGGCGCCAACGTCGCGCTGCTGGACATCAACATCGACCGCCTGCGCTATCTGGACGAGGTGCTGCCGGAAAATGTGCAGACCATCTACAGCGATCCGCAGGCGATCCGCGAGCGCATCGCGTGGGCAGATCTGATCATCGGCGCCGTCCTGGTGCCGGGAGCCAAGGCGCCGCACCTGATCCGCCGCGAAGATCTCAAGCACATCCGGCCGGGCTCGGTGATCGTGGATGTCGCCATCGACCAGGGCGGCTGCGTGGAGACCGCCCGCGTGACCACCCACCGCAATCCCACCTATGAGATCGACGGCGTCGTGCATTACTGCGTCGGCAACATGCCCGGCGCGGTCGCCCGCACCAGCACCATCGCTCTGACCAATGTCACGCTGCCCTGGGTTCAGAAGCTGGCCAAGCATGGCGCGCATCAGTTGGCGAAGATGGACCACCACTTCTCCAACTGCATCAACATGGACAATGGCAAGCTGACCAACCGTCCGGTCGCCGAGGCCCACCAACTTGATTTCGCCGGTGCCGCAGCGTGA
- the purD gene encoding phosphoribosylamine--glycine ligase, with protein MKKTSAHPLPCPAKCNVFIAGSGGREHALAWKLKQSPRLGKLWVDPKANAGLRQLGEVCPQSLDPKNKFHFRRFLEKESIHLVVVGPEALLAAGFADEYHDPPNRLVFGPTKAASKLEWDKAWCKQVLRSAGVVMAEGKSFTQLDAALNYIRSREDPVVVKATGLCAGKGVTVCNNKDEAIAAATAALESKVHGEAGATIVIEERLHGQEISVLALVDGKTIWMLDACQDHKQVGEGDLGPNTGGMGAYSPTPLATDAVLRTLERDVFVPTLDALRREEIEFRGVLFAGIILTHAGPKVLEFNCRFGDPETQSLMARWRGDLLEALWLTSSGQLDQADISFERGSSCCVVVCAEGYPGKPRTGDPIAGIDEAEQMGSADQKVVCFHASTAPGNSGMPMTSGGRVIGVTAVAADLVQASRLATQAAARIRFEGAFFRRDIGGRVLEPSSRPVGKPVP; from the coding sequence ATGAAAAAAACGAGCGCCCATCCGCTGCCCTGTCCCGCCAAGTGCAACGTCTTCATCGCCGGATCGGGCGGACGCGAGCACGCCCTGGCGTGGAAGCTGAAGCAGAGTCCGCGCTTGGGGAAATTATGGGTGGACCCCAAGGCCAACGCCGGATTGCGCCAGCTCGGCGAGGTCTGTCCGCAGAGCCTGGATCCGAAGAACAAGTTTCACTTCCGCCGCTTCCTTGAGAAGGAATCCATCCACCTTGTGGTGGTCGGCCCCGAGGCTCTGCTCGCTGCAGGCTTCGCCGACGAATACCACGATCCGCCCAACCGCCTGGTCTTCGGCCCCACCAAGGCCGCCTCCAAGTTGGAGTGGGACAAGGCGTGGTGCAAGCAGGTGCTGCGCTCCGCCGGCGTGGTGATGGCGGAGGGCAAATCATTCACGCAGCTCGATGCAGCGCTGAACTACATCCGCAGCCGCGAGGATCCCGTGGTGGTGAAGGCGACGGGCCTCTGCGCCGGCAAGGGAGTCACCGTCTGCAACAACAAGGATGAGGCCATCGCCGCGGCGACCGCGGCGCTCGAGTCAAAGGTCCACGGAGAGGCCGGCGCCACCATCGTCATTGAAGAGCGCCTGCACGGACAGGAGATCAGTGTGCTGGCGCTGGTGGATGGAAAAACCATCTGGATGCTCGACGCCTGCCAGGACCACAAGCAAGTCGGCGAGGGCGACCTCGGCCCCAACACCGGCGGCATGGGCGCCTACTCGCCCACTCCACTGGCCACCGACGCCGTGCTGCGCACGCTGGAGCGCGACGTCTTCGTGCCCACGCTCGACGCGCTGCGCCGCGAGGAGATCGAGTTCCGCGGAGTGCTCTTCGCGGGCATCATCCTGACCCACGCCGGACCAAAGGTGCTTGAGTTCAATTGCCGCTTCGGCGATCCCGAAACGCAATCCCTGATGGCGCGATGGCGCGGCGACCTGCTCGAGGCGCTCTGGCTCACGTCGTCGGGTCAGCTGGACCAGGCGGACATCTCCTTCGAGCGCGGATCAAGCTGCTGCGTGGTGGTCTGCGCCGAGGGCTATCCGGGCAAGCCGCGCACCGGCGACCCGATTGCCGGCATCGACGAGGCCGAGCAGATGGGTTCCGCCGATCAGAAAGTCGTCTGCTTCCATGCCTCGACGGCGCCGGGAAACTCAGGCATGCCGATGACCTCGGGCGGCCGCGTGATCGGCGTGACCGCGGTGGCCGCCGATCTGGTCCAGGCAAGCCGGCTGGCCACGCAAGCCGCGGCCCGCATTCGCTTTGAGGGAGCCTTTTTCCGCCGCGACATCGGCGGCCGGGTCCTCGAGCCCTCCTCCAGGCCCGTCGGCAAGCCCGTTCCGTGA
- a CDS encoding DedA family protein, translating to MHESTWDWILREFPRLFTQLDVFLTDLVRDFGVWTYLILFLIIFCETGLVVMPFLPGDSLLFAAGAVCAVEHSPVQAGWMALVLFCAAVLGDSVNYGVGRLVGPAAFDRKIRFLNPKNLERTREFFRRHGGKAIILARFAPIIRTCTPFVAGVGSMNYRRFLAMSVLGSVLWIGLFVFAGWGFGNLPFIKANFSKVVLTIILISLLPIALEWWKIRRTKAVRKT from the coding sequence ATGCATGAAAGTACCTGGGACTGGATCCTGAGGGAGTTTCCGCGGCTCTTCACACAACTCGATGTTTTCCTGACCGATCTGGTCCGGGATTTCGGCGTCTGGACCTACCTGATCCTCTTCCTCATCATCTTCTGCGAGACCGGGCTGGTGGTGATGCCATTCCTTCCCGGCGACTCGCTGCTCTTTGCCGCCGGAGCCGTCTGCGCCGTTGAGCACTCCCCCGTGCAGGCGGGCTGGATGGCGCTGGTCCTGTTTTGCGCGGCCGTTCTGGGCGACTCGGTCAACTACGGGGTTGGCCGCCTCGTCGGTCCCGCGGCCTTCGATCGGAAGATCCGCTTCCTCAATCCGAAGAACCTGGAGCGGACCCGGGAATTTTTCCGCCGTCACGGCGGCAAGGCCATCATTCTGGCCCGCTTCGCGCCGATCATCCGCACCTGCACTCCCTTCGTCGCCGGCGTGGGCAGCATGAACTACCGGCGCTTCCTGGCCATGAGCGTGCTGGGCAGCGTGCTTTGGATCGGGCTCTTCGTCTTCGCCGGGTGGGGCTTCGGCAATCTCCCTTTCATCAAGGCCAACTTCAGCAAAGTGGTGCTGACGATCATCCTGATCAGCCTGCTGCCGATCGCGCTGGAGTGGTGGAAGATCCGGCGCACGAAGGCGGTGCGCAAAACATGA
- a CDS encoding TerC/Alx family metal homeostasis membrane protein — MILANHEHVFPIANYSGFMSLFFLGIAALLTLDLGILHRSTKVIHWKSALKSVIGWTVLALLFNVFFWWLCKGWLAADPSVLAGSEYAAKDGSYSAAGAANQIGLQWLASYIIELSLSVDNLFVFVIIFRHFTVPAGLQYRVLFWGILGAVALRILFITAGIELIHRFEWLASILGAFLMLTGVKLIVKSSQEDHTDPSKSVGYKLLRRMMPLTNEFHGSLFFIRRNRRWVATPLFAALVVIDITDIIFAVDSVPAVLAITKEPIIAITSNIAAILGLRAMYFLLANAVDRFHLLKPALGLVLAFVGLKMVWSWWFATSLLAIHWSLAIVLGIIVLGAVGSLAFPPKIKDAAPPL, encoded by the coding sequence ATGATTCTGGCGAACCACGAACATGTCTTTCCGATCGCGAACTATTCGGGTTTCATGTCCTTGTTTTTCCTGGGCATCGCCGCGCTGCTGACGCTCGACTTGGGAATTCTTCACCGCTCGACCAAGGTGATCCACTGGAAGTCCGCGCTCAAAAGCGTGATTGGCTGGACCGTCCTCGCGCTGCTGTTCAATGTGTTTTTCTGGTGGCTCTGCAAGGGATGGCTCGCAGCCGACCCCTCGGTGCTGGCCGGCAGCGAGTACGCCGCCAAAGACGGATCCTATTCCGCCGCCGGCGCAGCCAATCAAATCGGACTGCAGTGGCTGGCCAGCTACATCATCGAACTCTCGCTGAGCGTCGACAATCTTTTCGTCTTCGTCATCATCTTCCGCCACTTCACCGTCCCGGCCGGGCTGCAATACCGCGTCCTTTTCTGGGGCATTCTCGGGGCGGTCGCCCTGCGCATTTTGTTCATCACCGCCGGCATCGAACTGATCCATCGCTTCGAATGGCTGGCATCCATCTTGGGTGCCTTCCTGATGCTCACCGGCGTGAAGTTGATCGTGAAGTCTTCACAGGAAGACCACACCGATCCATCGAAAAGCGTCGGGTACAAATTGCTGCGCCGGATGATGCCGCTGACCAACGAGTTTCATGGATCCTTGTTTTTCATCCGAAGAAACCGCCGCTGGGTCGCCACGCCGCTCTTCGCGGCGCTGGTGGTCATCGACATCACCGACATCATCTTTGCGGTGGACAGCGTGCCGGCGGTGCTGGCCATCACCAAGGAGCCGATCATCGCCATTACTTCGAACATCGCGGCCATCCTCGGGCTCCGGGCCATGTATTTCCTGCTGGCCAACGCGGTCGATCGCTTCCATCTCTTGAAACCCGCCTTGGGATTGGTGCTTGCGTTCGTCGGCCTGAAGATGGTCTGGTCGTGGTGGTTCGCCACCTCGCTCCTGGCCATCCACTGGAGCCTGGCGATCGTGCTTGGAATCATTGTCCTTGGCGCGGTCGGCAGCCTCGCCTTTCCGCCGAAAATCAAGGACGCCGCGCCGCCGCTCTAG